The genomic interval attttcacaaactTCCCAGGGAATATGACAAAAGTCTGGCATATTGAGGGGGCTGATGGGCCTGTACACAAAATTATCCagtaactaaaataaaaagagatacAAAGATATTTTGGGATCATTATTTCTCGTAATAATTCATATAACCGTGGCAACGAACCGATATATGTGCAGACATATAGTCAACAACTACGTGCAATGTTAAAGTTAGTTCAACTAATACTTGTAATAATTGTAGTTTGGCTTCCTTGAAGAAAtgttactttcttgattcttgttgttctgggtttgttccctcatggttgaatgcacttattgtaagtcactttggataaaagcgtctgctaaatgaaaaaaatattgcaaTAAATgcagtcaataaaaacatttttccattaACTTAAATGTATCACCAAATAAATACTTGTTTGGACGCTTGAAATCCTAAAATGTTTCCAAATACTTATTTGTCAAAATCACAATCTCATGAACATATTTTACTCCTTTGTAAATTCCCCTTAAAAGTGGAGGTGAATGGAGTTGTGGTGCTCAGGGACGGGACGGAAAacttgttaaaaatgttttgagttTATTCATCCTTTTAACTTACTAGTGCACCTGGAGGTTTCGCATGAAGCGGAGTAATCCCAGTATGTTTTGTGGGTATGGTTTCTTCTTGTCATCCATCCTCTGCACCAAGTCGGGTGAAAACTACAGTGGCAAACAATTCATATTCACAGTTATACAAGGTGACAAAGTGACTTTGTTAGAACAAAGTGGGGTTTCCAAAGATGAATTTTTAAGTTGCAATCACCTCAGTTTTCCACTGATTGTAGAAAACACCCTCAGCACATTCATCCAGCATCGAAATCAACTCCTGGTTAACATTTTGTCGGCTTGCCACCTCCTTCATGTTTCCAACATGGCTCAAGTATTGTActttgctgaaaaaaaaaagaagcttgcACATTTAGGCGGCatgctttacaaaatacataaacCTTTTCATTACATGACATTGATTAAAAATGGTAGTACAGATATTCGTGGAGATTGACGGAGAAATTGgagcaaatgaagaaaaagtaacaacaaaagtccacagcagcttctccaggtGAACCACTTCACTGATATTTTTTAATGGCCTTATTGGCTGCATGGCTCCACAGATGGCAATATCGGTGGGCTCGTCCACTGTGTTGGTGGAGACTGAATTGATCTAAAAGACTATGTGATGAACAGCCATGTCACTTAGTACATACATTAAATGGTGTATCCCAATAAATATCCTTGAACTCCTACAGTGCTGTCAagtcaaatatataatttttccAATACTCTTATTTAGCCTATGGCCAAACATGTCGGTCAAAGacattcacatcattttcaGAAGATAGTTTGTATTCAATTTCCTTATTATTAGAAAATATTGACATGCTAATATCTCAAACTAAGATGGTGGCCATGGTAAACATTTTACCTGCTTGGAATCACCATGTTAACATTAAGCTGGAAGAGCCacagtgtctgaaaacagccactGTATGTAAACCTTTAAGTCAACACTATGCTTCTCTCAAACATAAAGCTGCAGCATCTGAATGAATCTGAGATAACTGGCTATGACGAAAGAGATTTTACTTTGTGCTGGTCCAGAAGTAGGGATGACTCAAGCACTCTTCCACTCTGGGTCTGTTCTGTGGTTCTTTATCGATCATCCTCTCGATGAGATCCTTTGCCACCACATCTTGAATGTGGTCCAACTTATACTTCCCCTCTTGAATGTTTGACATAAGCTTATAGCGTTCACCACCAAAAGGATGGTGTCCACCGGAgaggatgaaataaatcagcattCCTGCCACCTGAAAAGTCAGCAACGCAGTTTCatcaacaaaatattttgtttcacTTAATCATAAAGAGAATACATGCAACACAAATACTAACCTGTATATCTGTGCTCGGTTTGTATGGTATGTCTTCATCTTCTTTTAAAGTCTCTGTGGCCATCCAGCCTTCTGTTCCTGCACTGCGTGTGTGACAAGTAGTTTGGTCTTTGGGCAAACGTCTGCTTATGCCAAAATCAGCTAATCTTGCCCTTCCGGTCACATCTGTGAGATAAATGGAGTAGATTgatgcagtgaaaataaatctgttgtaccacataaattcaaatatttagtaaattttgttttgttatgcTGCGTAGACacgttgatgatgtttttaacaAGTGATGGATGGTGGCATAGACATAGAAGGTCCcgaagaagaaagacaagatcCAATTAGCTTTTGACCGTGAGGGTCGACGCCGGAGTCTCTAAATAAAAGCAAGCATTTTACGCAGTTGAATTTACTACTTCCTGATGCTCTACCCTGATGCCACCCATCACCTGACtgcttcagacattttcctgttgtctgaCCTGACATGTCAGACCCGAATAATCTCCTGTCtgtatgtgaaaggcaaagtctgtAGAGTGTCAGGACTCAGTTGTCCTGACATtgtccagagttcatgtttgaaaacagctgtagTGAATTACATTGTTCTATTTATTTGTCTCCTTTACTCACcgattaaaacattttgtggtTTGAGATCTCGGTGGAGAATTTGTGGCTCTTGACAATGAAGTGACTTTAAACTGTAAAGGACGTCATAGACAAGTTCCTTTGGACACAGACTGCCATCATTGTTTCTGATATATTCTTCCAGGGTTTTTTCACAAAGTTGAAGACAAAGATATCCAAAGTTCTCATCTTCTGCAAAGTCAACATATTTCACAACCCAGCTATCGTACAGTTTTGGATGTCGCAGAAGTACTTCCTCATTCTTCAGCACTTGATAGTTGGTTTTAGACATTCTCTTAATTGCAATTTCATGGCCATCACTTCCTCTCAGCCCCAAGAAGACTTCAGTACCATCGCTCCCTTTCGCTATGCGAAAGTCAACATCATTGATGTAAGCAATGCTCCCAATTCTGGTGACTTTACTTTCATCAGTATTTAAGTAGCGTACAAGCCTCTCTAATTTTTCCCTCCACCTCTCGCTAATTGGTAGCCAGTTGTGTGTTCCCGATGCTTCAGCTGGAACTGCTGGATCAGTTGAAGCACTGCAAACTTCATCATTTGGGTCTTGGGTCTTTTTCCTTGCCCCTTCACACTCCCCGTTGAGTTTGCTCAAATGATCTTTCAGTCGTCTGAGCACTTCTTTCAGCTGGTcattcattttcacatctgCAGATTCCAGTTTGTCCTCTGGCACTGACGTTATCCCTGCTGATGTAAAGATGCTAACGGCATGTTCAACAGACAACAAGTTTCCAACTATGCCATATGTGTAGACTCGGATGTCAGAGGAGTATTGATCGTTGACAAAAGGAGCAACTGTCCCACACAACATCTCAATAAAACTGGGATGCCAGCCATTTGtgacttgtgttttctctgttttcacatATAGTGTTGACTGAACAGCTTCTAACAGCTTAATATCAGGTCTCTCTTTGCAGCCAAGTCTTTCCAATAGTTGTGGGATGATAACCAGTGCTTGCTCAACTGGGATCTGCTCCATTGTGCAAAAGACTGCATGTAAACTCTTTATTGAACAATATACATGTTGCTGATGAATTTTTGGAAGGCGACTCATGGCCCCTGTAATGAAGGAGTTCAAATTTCCAGTTTCTTTCAGCCATTTGACGCTTTCTCTGCGGTATTTGTCTTCATCTTCTCCAGTAACAGTAAAGAGTATTTCAATCATGGTCAGATGAGTCTGAGGATCAACCCATAGCATACGACTGTCAAAAGTTCTAAACACTTCTTCTGGTTTTTGTCCTTGTAGCACAGCAATTTTCAGTTCCACAAAATCCTTTAATTTGGAGGATCGTTCATCTCCACTGGAAGCTAACCTAAAAATTGACTGAGCTATTTTATGATTGAAAGATTCATCTTCAGGTTTAGTCGCATGTATCAAGTCTACCGGTGCACCAGCAGAGAGGAGCTCTTTCATGACATCATTACTGTCATAAATGCCGGCTATTTGCAGAGGTGTGAATCGCTGATCCAAACATCCGTTTGGATCAGCGCCCGCATCAAGTAACATCCTTGCAAAAATTGCCGGTGCATTGTGCCATCCAACGTAATGCAAAGGTGTCAAGATCTTTTTGGAAAAAGCATTTGGATCGCCATTCTCCTTTAGAAGGTAAATGCCAATATCACTCTTTTGATATACAACAGCAGCAATCAGTGGGGTTATAAAATCACCCAACTCATTGCAGGGGAACCGTCCATTAATGTCATTGTCCCTCAGTAATTTTTTTAGACTCTTGAGGTCGTTTTGAATTACACACTGTATTACAGGATGTGTTGACGGGATTTTCAGTTCAATCTCTAGTAGACAATCCATTTCTCTGCTTCAGATTACCTGTGGGCAGACaaatatcatcattattaataCATGTGATGCCTTTGTAAACTTATGAGTTGAGCAGCCAAAAGGCTACTCGGGATATTTTAGCACAGTGGCTACGTGAGTATTTCAAATTGAATCCACAACAAAGTGGAATGAACACTACTGTACCAATGTCCATCTGCATCATTTTCAGTGCTTTTGGACACTTAAATTAAGTTTCCATTTCCCACCACTGTATTAAGATGGATTACCTcccccaaggaggttatgatttgGTTGCTGGGTTAGttggtcagcaggattatgcacaAACTACTTCGCGGTTTTCCACGatatttggtggaaggatgtgacaggtcaagaaaaaaacaattaaatttaGGCAcagatttctttaacatttttgacatttttgacattttcaccaatttcccaggatc from Hippoglossus stenolepis isolate QCI-W04-F060 chromosome 23, HSTE1.2, whole genome shotgun sequence carries:
- the LOC118102580 gene encoding sensor for unfolded proteins in the ER ire1 isoform X3, with translation MATETLKEDEDIPYKPSTDIQVAGMLIYFILSGGHHPFGGERYKLMSNIQEGKYKLDHIQDVVAKDLIERMIDKEPQNRPRVEECLSHPYFWTSTNKVQYLSHVGNMKEVASRQNVNQELISMLDECAEGVFYNQWKTEFSPDLVQRMDDKKKPYPQNILGLLRFMRNLQVHYADDAASVDLISLFPHLFGCVYKCAIRKGWNLENPLKEMFKPEETVGANRHEVEPKNYEEHVGLAVQESEHTFTEPTANAKSSISRI
- the LOC118102580 gene encoding uncharacterized protein LOC118102580 isoform X2; its protein translation is MDCLLEIELKIPSTHPVIQCVIQNDLKSLKKLLRDNDINGRFPCNELGDFITPLIAAVVYQKSDIGIYLLKENGDPNAFSKKILTPLHYVGWHNAPAIFARMLLDAGADPNGCLDQRFTPLQIAGIYDSNDVMKELLSAGAPVDLIHATKPEDESFNHKIAQSIFRLASSGDERSSKLKDFVELKIAVLQGQKPEEVFRTFDSRMLWVDPQTHLTMIEILFTVTGEDEDKYRRESVKWLKETGNLNSFITGAMSRLPKIHQQHVYCSIKSLHAVFCTMEQIPVEQALVIIPQLLERLGCKERPDIKLLEAVQSTLYVKTEKTQVTNGWHPSFIEMLCGTVAPFVNDQYSSDIRVYTYGIVGNLLSVEHAVSIFTSAGITSVPEDKLESADVKMNDQLKEVLRRLKDHLSKLNGECEGARKKTQDPNDEVCSASTDPAVPAEASGTHNWLPISERWREKLERLVRYLNTDESKVTRIGSIAYINDVDFRIAKGSDGTEVFLGLRGSDGHEIAIKRMSKTNYQVLKNEEVLLRHPKLYDSWVVKYVDFAEDENFGYLCLQLCEKTLEEYIRNNDGSLCPKELVYDVLYSLKSLHCQEPQILHRDLKPQNVLIDVTGRARLADFGISRRLPKDQTTCHTRSAGTEGWMATETLKEDEDIPYKPSTDIQVAGMLIYFILSGGHHPFGGERYKLMSNIQEGKYKLDHIQDVVAKDLIERMIDKEPQNRPRVEECLSHPYFWTSTNKVQYLSHVGNMKEVASRQNVNQELISMLDECAEGVFYNQWKTEFSPDLVQRMDDKKKPYPQNILGLLRFMRNLQVHYADDAASVDLISLFPHLFGCVYKCAIRKGWNLENPLKEMFKPEETVGANRHEVEPKNYEEHVGLAVQESEHTFTEPTANAKSSISRI